AATAATAAACACTTCCAAATATTGACTGATAATAATACTGACCATTGGTATGCGACATTAGACGATAAAGGCATTTATGTGAGCTTTGATTCCGAGGTAGCAGACACTAAGAGAGCGTGTTTTGAGAAGATCAATGAGTTATCAAATGATTGTTAGTAGCATCTCAAGGCGTTTAAACTGTCGTCAAATATTAAAAACGGTCAATATAATGACCATTTTTTTGATTAACTATCAATACGGTTACAAGACAGATATGCTACAGAGCGTGGCCATTTAATCGCCAGATTCGGCGCCTCTTGACCAGCAGCAATTATCTTAGCGGCATTGATCCATCCAGCATGACCAATGGCTAATATAGGCAAAGTTCTCGCACCATTGATCAATTTGTTGTTTCTCTATCTGCTGCCAAGACTTACCTTCCCATTCCCCAAAATTAATCTCAGCAAGCTCAGGTGCAACCTTGTATCGAAAGCCGCGCTGTGCCAATCTGCGCAATAAGGCAGTAGCGTCAGTAAGCTAATGCATAATAAGCGTATCGGTTTAATCCTTAAAAAAACGGGTGCTGCTATTGTAATGGCAGAAACGGTCATCAAAATTTTAGGACCGCGCTTCCCTACTTTTACCATGTCTATCCTATTGATTTGCTTATCGTCTGTTGCCAATTTGCCTAGTGCACCATTTAGTACAAGCTCAATAACAGATATAGTCGGTGAAAAGTAATATCGATACAACACGTACTACTGTTGCAAATTTTTCTTGCTTGCTGTGCCTACGCAGACAGAGGCTGCAAAAAATTTACACCAGCAATACGGTAGCGACTTTAAAGTATTTAAACTATATATACTCAAAGTTACACCAATTGGCGATGATTTGGGCACGACTTTATCCGCCTTGGGACTTGGTATTTATATAACGACTTAGTTGACTCATCAAGAAGATGTTTGAACACTGCGTTCAAACACACTGCGAGACACACTTAAAGAGTATTTCATGAAAATTTTAATCGCCCCCGACTCGTTTAAAGAAAGCTTAGAGGCATTGGATGTCTGCCACGCTATCCAATCTGGATTCAGTCAAGTATTTCCTGACGCTGACTATAAGCTACTGCCTATGGCAGATGGCGGTGAAGGCACATCTACAGTGTTGTCCTATGTATTGGGTGGATACTGGAAAGAAGTGGTAGTCAATGATCCCTTGATGCGACCCATTAGCGCAAAATATTTATTACTACCTGATGCGACCGCTGTCATCGAAATCTCCCAAGCTTGTGGCTTACACCTATTGACTATAGCAGAGCGCAATCCTGTCGTCGCGAGCAGCTATGGTGTCGGCGAGCTGATTACGGATGCTTTAAATGAAGGGGTTAAACGCATCATCATTGGTCTTGGTGGTAGTGCTACCAATGACGCGGGGCTTGGTATGCTAACGGCACTTGGCATGACGTTTCATGATAGTGATGATAATACGTTAGCCCAAGGCGGCGGCGCGCTTACCAACTTACAGCGTTTAGATGCGACAAGCTTCCATGCCAGCTTATTAGAGACAGTATTTGAAGTGGCTTGTGATGTGACCAATCCTCTATGCGGCGAGTTGGGTGCTAGTGCGATATTTGGCCCTCAAAAAGGTGCTAGCTCACAGCAAGTCAATACTCTAGATCAAGCATTAAGTCATTTTGCTAGTGTATGCGAGCAGCATGGCTACCAAGATTATCAAGAGATAGCAGGCGCTGGTGCAGCAGGTGGACTTGGCTATGCGTTAATGAGCTTTTGCCAAGCTGAGTTAAAATCAGGTTTTGATACGATTGCAGAAGTTGCCAACTTATCACAGCACATCGCTGATGCAGATTTAGTCATTACTGGTGAAGGCAAGCTTGATGCTCAGTCTGCTATGGGAAAAGTGGCTGGTGGTGTTAGCCACCTTGCCAAACTGAGCCATATACCAGTGATTGCTATTTGCGGTAGTGTTGATAGCCTAGAACCGACTCAGACCAGTCAGTTCGATGTCATTATGCCCAGTATACAAAAGCTAGATACCATCGATAACGTCTTTAAAAGCGCTTATCGCAATATTGAAACCACCGCTACCAATATTGCTGCGGCGATTAAACTAGGTCAAAGCATAAAATAAAAAGAAGCGTTTGTCGTAAGGCATGATCAGTATCACTGACCTATTGCTTTAACCGAGAGCATCCCGAATTCTGTGTAACTGCCATTTATAGTCGGTGAAAAGTAATATCGATACAACACGTACTACTGGTGCAAATTTTTCTTGCTTGCTGTGCCTACGCAGACAGAGGCTGCAAAAAATTTACACCAGCAATACGGTAGCGACTTTAAAGTATTTCAACTATAGATTAAATGCTTACTGATACGGTCATCAAACATAATCATAAAACGATTAAGTGCAGCAGTCCAGTTACGGATGGGCATCGACCATTTTTTAGACGCCTGCTGGGTTGCCAGATAAATCACCTTATTGATGATTTGTTTGTCTTGACGTACTTTAACGACGATGCAGTCCAAATAGACGATAGGATAGACGCTGCTTAAGCTTAAGGGCCTGTTCTGCCAAGCGCTGATATCCTCTAAGAGGTTGTCAGCTTACTCTGCTAATAATTTAGTAAGCCTCTGATTTATCTCAACTTTAAACGCTTTATTGTCAAGTTTACTAGCAGTTATTTTAGCACTCTGTAAGCTCTTAATCGCTGCCTCTGTCTGTCCAAGCTCGCTCTGTAACTCAGCCATTGAAAAGGCAATCGACGATAAATGCTCTTTTGATTGAATCGCTGACGCTTTATCCAAGGCTTTCTGGTAGATAACTAACGCCTCATCCAAATCTTCCGTAAAATCTGCCAATGTCTCCCACTGCTCTGGATGATCCTTATTAGCTTTCTCATTTTCAATGCACAAGTCTGTTAGCTGAACATACAGCATATCAAATGTCTTTTTATCATCAGCACTATCAGCATCTAATAGCTTTTCTGCCAATACATAAGTTGAGTGATATATTTTAGTATTAATCATTCTTTATAACCCTTTTGCTGCTTACCAGATAACTGTCAATGAGGTTGATTATAGACTATTTGCATGAGTTGCTCATCAAAAAGGGCATGATAGTCATATCACGCCCTTTAAATATTACTTAGTTTTTTAATCTTAAACGCCGGTATTTATTCAGCCGCGATAGCCGTAATCTCAACCAACAGCTCAGGACGTGCCAAGGCAGATTCACCGCAAGCACGGGCTGGTGGCTGTACACCCTCAAACCACTTATCCCATACTTCATTCATCGCAGCAAAATCCGACATACTCTTCACCCAGACGGTCGCCATTAGCAGCTTTGATTTGTCGCTACCGACTTCTTGCAGCAAGCTTTCGATCTTCTCTAGGCAAGTTAAGGTTTGGGCTTTGATGTCATCTTCAGCGTTACCCACTTGACCACATAGATAAACGGTGTTGTTGTGTACCACAATCTTACTCATGCGCTCACTACTATGAAGCTTTTTCATTACTCTTTATCCTTAGATGTGTGTATTTACAGGCTACGTGCGTTATTTAGAAAAGCGATCGGCGCTAAATGGCTCAATGTTGACCAGTAGCGGCTTTTCATGAATCATCTCTTCAACTAGACGACCGGTCATCGGTCCTAAAGTGAAGCCTTGATGGCTATGACCAAAGGCAAACCACAATTTTTCATGTTTATTTGCAGAACCAATAACTGGCTTCATATCCGGCATACAAGGACGTGAGCCTGCCCATGCTTCGCTCTCAACTGCATCTTCTAATGGCAATATTTTTCGCGCCAATTTGAGCACGGTCTTTAATTGTCCAAAATTCTTTGGCGCATTCATGGTAGTCATCTCAGCACCGGTGGTAATACGGATACCTTGCTGCATCGGTCCCATGACAAAGCCTTTGTCCATATCAAACATACTATGATGAATGGTGTTTTTTTCATTGACTTTAAAATGCTGATGATAGCCACGCATCGGGAATAATGGTAAATCATAACCAAGCGGCTTGATGAGATCATTAGACCAAGGTCCTGCTGCGATGACTAACTTATCACTATAGAAGGTATCAGTATCGGTGATGACTTTCCAGCCGCCATCTTCTTGTACGATTTCTTGAACGCCAGTCTCTTTAATTATGCCACCCATTTCTTGGAAGTTTTTTGCATAGGCTTTAACCAACAAGCTTGGGTTTGAGACCTGCCAAGAATTCAACCAATGAATCGCACCGACAAACTCATCAAAATTGGCACTCGGCTCCATTACTTTTAATTCGGCTACCGTCAATACATTGTGCTCAACACCCTGATTACGCGCATCGATAGCGAGCGCAACGGCTTCTTTAAAGGTGTCTTCAGAGCGATGTAGTTGCAACCAGCCATCGCGCGTAATCAGCTCATCCGCGCCAGAGGCGCTAATCATGGTTTGATGTTCGCTTGTGCAATGCTCAATCAGCGTTTGCCACTCGCCTTCAATTTTTTTGACTGAAGCAGGTGTAGAGTATTTCCAATATTGTAGCAGCGCTTGATGATAACGAAGAATCGCTGGTATACGATAGCGAATATCAGTACCTTGGTTCGGCAATACACGTATCATCTCAGTCAGCTGGCGCGGAAACGGATGCGTATGAATCGCCTCGCGCTGAATCAAGCCAGCATTGCCGTATGAAGTCTCTGAGCCCGGTAGCTTTTTGTCTATAAGCAAAACTTCAGCATTGTTTTTTTGTAGATGCCAAGCAACCGATGTGCCAACCATACCTGCACCGATAACGATAACTTCATGACGCATAACATATCCTTTTTTATGGCTTTGATACAGAGTGTCGAATAGATGAATATAACGGACAAGGTAGTCATAGTAACGCATTGAAAGATTTTTTAAACCCTTATCTAATAAATATTTCTCCTATTCCATACTTTTTGTTATGCGATTTTACCTAAGGTATTTTTGATAGGAATAATGACAAGCTACTATAAAACAAAAGTCATTTTTTAAGCTATTTTGCCAAATTTTATAGTATTTTTTATCACCACCAAACCGGATCATCACTCTCTTCTAAGGGCTCTTTGCCCGTTACCACTGTTATCTTATCGGCAGCTTACGCTCTTCCAAATCCTCATCTAACCTTTGGGTAAAAGAGGGTATGCTTGCCAGCAATTTTTTAGCACGACTCTTGATTTCATTGGCGGCTTTACGAGTAAAGGTTAATAATAAAATCTCTTTTGGCGACACGCCATTTTCTATCAAATAGCTGGTTCTATAGGTCAAAGTTTTGGTTTTACCAGAACCCGCGCCGGCAATCACCAATACCTTGCCCTCAATAGTCGTGGCGGCCAATAACTGATTGGCATTAATAAGCTCGCTGGCATAATCTACTTGCAACCCTAAATGACTGGCAAGCCGCTTCTCTAACACCTCAATATCTGCATCCAATAAATTGGCTTCGAGCTTTTTGATCGCCTGTTCAAGCCGAGTAAGCTTTGGTTTCATCTCAATGAAATTTTGCGGATAATTATAATGGTGTGTAGCAAAAATGGTCGTAGTCATTATAGGATATTACCTTTGATATGGTTTGGCGCGCCATTCATTATAAAGTAAGATAATAATCTTTAGAGGCTGTCTTAGATAAGTAAAACAATCTTGGGTAGCTTAATGAGAAAGAGCAGGTTAAATAGGTACAAAATAAAAAGATGGCATGTCTTACGCAATGACCAACGGAAAAGGTTTAAAATCTCTACATTTTAACCAAATAAACCATCTGGACGCGGGTTTGTTAGAATACGCAGATAGCTGCTGCAAAATAATACAAAGCAGGAAATCCAAGCTCCTTGCGCGACCATTATCCACCATAAATAATGGCTGTTATCTACTAATGGCAACAGTACACGGCTGATAAATACCAATACCATCAATGCAAACATGACAGTGACCGTTTTGGGTGGCTCATGAATGCTACGTCCTGTATGCCCAAGCGACACACGTGCCATCATTGCCACCGTCGTCATACCAACACCGGCAATTGCCAATCCATGTACGCCAATACTATGATTGTAACCGAACCACGGCTGTAGCGCGTACAATATAAAGCTCACACACATCCCGAAAAACGCAACAAACAGCGACCATAATAAAGGCTTGTGCCAAATACCGTGATGGTACCAACCCATTAAGCGTACGATATTGACGACTGCCACGCCAAGGGCGCTGATGGTCAGCAAATATTTATTGGGATAAAATAAATCAGTGATAAAAAAGGTGAAGAAAAATAGCAAACTTGCGATATCTTGCGCCTTACTATTTCGTACCGTCACCGTTTCTGCCACGCCCGCTGCATTCGGAATACTCAAACCGCGCTCAATAAAGAACGGCACGACGCGGCGACCCATAGTCAATACCAAGCCAATGATAAGATAAAAACCCAAATAAACACCAATTTTTGTCATCGTCGTATTGGCGCTAATAATGCCCCAATAGCATAATCCATTGCCGAGCGTCAGTAGCGTAAGCTTTGCTAAAATACCCATCTGCTTATACTGTTTAACTTGCCACACTGCCCTAAAAATCACAAAAGCCATTGAGCCAAAAAACAACAAATCAAACACCGCAGCGATATATAACCAAGCACTTTGTTCAAGACCAATATCAATCCCTAAACCAAACGCTATCCAGCCCAAACGCGCCAGCAACCAGCACATAAAAATGCCTAACAGTTTATAGCCGTATGGCATCATGACGCCGGTCCACGTCTTTACCGCTGTTAGCAAAAACCCTGCAACGATGGCTAACGCATAGCCATAAATCATCTCATGACCGTGCCAATATAGTGGATTCAACGTTTGCGCATCGATAGCCGTATGTCCGGTAAAGACACATGCCCATAACGTCATCGTTATTATGGCAAACAATGCCCCAGCACTAAAAAATATCCGAAAACTTAAATTAAGGATAGGATGTGGAGAGTTTGGTGGTTTACTGGGTAAATTGATAGCTTGCATCGTTGCCTGCTTATAATAAAGATAGGAAATCTTACCTTAAAGATTCATATTAAGTGAATTTTATAAGCTATTCAACGATAACTTGTGGATAGGTTCAACCCTACTTCATGCTTCACCACTTTCAATACACTCATTGACTATAGTCAAGCCGACTGCTTAAATGATTTATCCCTAGGAGAATATCATGACTGAAAAAACCGAAGAAAACGCTGCTACTCACAAACGTAAATTGATTGATAAATTTTTGATAAAACTGACCAAAGAAGAACCGCAGATGTATTACGCTACGACATCTGAGATAGCCCGTAGTCTCTATAGCATGTTAAAAGAACATACCAACCGCTTGACGATTGAGGAGCAAGCACTTATCAGACATATGACCATTGAAGAAATACAAGGGCTATTAGGTTTTCATGTTAAATGATAAAATAAATCCACTCTGATTTCATAAAAAAAAGACCGTCTAAAGGCAGTCTTTTTTTATAGTAAAAATTTAATCTAAATTATTTAGAAAGGATAATCACGCGGTGTATGCTGCATCGAAATCCAATGTAACGTGGTAAATTCTTCTAGTATCCATTCACCGTTAAAGCGTCCGATACCCGAGTTCTTCTCTCCGCCAAAGGGCGCATTGCTTTCGTCATTCACCGAAATATCATTAATATGAGTCATGCCTGCTTTGATACCGCGAGCAAAGCGCAAGCCTTTTGCCATATCTTGAGTAAATACTGCACTCGATAAGCCATACATAGAGTCATTGGCAATCGACAGCGCATCGTCTTCATCTTTGGCGCGAATAATACCAACCAAAGGACCAAATACTTCGTTGCAAGACAAATCCATCTCACGAGTGACGTCACTAAAGACATGTGGTGGCACGACTTGACCTTTTATCTCACCACTTAATAGCATTTTTGCGCCTTCATCTTTCGCTTTGACAATTTTTTCTTTTAGCGATGCAACTTGTTTTTTATTGATAATAGGACCGACTGCGGTATCTGCTTTGTTAGGATCGCCAACATTTAAGGTCTTAACGTGCGCCACAAAACGCGTAACGAAATCGTCATAAATCTCATCTTCGACAATGATACGGTTAATCGCAATACATATCTGACCTTGATGTAAGAACTTACCAAAAGCTGCAGCCTTCACAGCTTGCTCAATATCAGCATCTTTTAGCACCACAAATGGACTGTTGCCGCCCAGCTCTAGCGCCACTTGTTTGATATATTCACCGCCATTTGCCAACTCACCGATATGCTTACCCACAGAGGTTGATCCAGTAAAGGAAACCAAACTCGGGACATGATGGGTAACCATTGCATCGCCTATCTCGCTGCCGCTACCAACAACGACATTGAGCAAACCTTTAGGCAAACCAGCTTCTTCAAATATTTTTGCAAGCAGCAACCCACCGGTAATCGGTGTATCACTAGCAGGCTTTAACACTACTGCATTCCCCAATGCTAATGCTGGCGCAATCGAGCGCTGGGTTAGATGTAGCGGGAAGTTCCATGGGCTAATCACCGCAATCACGCCCATCGGCTCACGATAAATAAAGTTCTCTTTACCCGGCGTATTCGACGGGCGAATCTCGCCATGTACACGATTAGGAAAGCTTGCAGCTTCAAGGGTAATCGCCCGCGCACTGCTAAACTCGACCATCGCTTTAATACGGGTACTACCCGACTCTTTGATTAGCCAATCAACAATCTCATCTTGACGCTGATCAAAGATGCTGACTACTTTATAAAGGATAGCGGCACGTTCGTTCGGGGTTTGCTTCGCCCACTGTTTTTGAGCGTCACTTGCAGCTTGATAAGCCTCATCAAGTTGTTTATCCGTTGCTTGTTGAATCTCAACCAAAGTTTCACCATTAAACGGGTTGGTGTTGGTATTGATACTATCGTCATCGCCCTTTTTCCATTCACCTGCGATATATTGCAAATGAAAATCTGTATAAGTATTTGCCTGCGTATTTTTGGCTGCTGTTGACATAATTATTCCTATTTTTTATTTAAAAATATTATTAGAGTGTGGTTAGACCATATCATTACCGTCTATCAAGTTCCGTAACACGTTTAATAAGTATTTACAGCATACGATAACAAACGTAACTTGCTAGACGACTGGTCTAATGCTAACATAGACGGTATAAAAATAAGAATCTTTTACCCCCTATTCTTTGTTGAACAAACGTAACTTACCAATCAATATTTATAAATTTACTAAACCATATTAAATAATTATTCTCTCTAAGGAGAACATAAGTAACATGTCTATACCCAATGCTATAAAACATACCCAAACCGATAGTGCGCTATCTAATATTGCGTTATCAAACACCAGAGACCATCTGTTAACGACTGGCTATAAGCTCATCGCACAAAAAGGTTTTACTGCGGTAGGTATTAAGCAAATATTAGATACCGCGGGTGTACCGAAAGGTTCTTTTTATCATTATTTTGCGTCAAAAGAAGCCTTTGGTGAGGCGATTATTAGTCACTACTTTACCCAGTATAAGCAGCGCTTGAATATTATTGGGTCACAAGATGTTAGCGCTCAGCAAAAATTATATGACTATTTTCAAAACTGGTATGACACGCAGCAGAGTGGCTGCGATCATGAGAAATGCTTGGTCGTAAAGCTTAGCGCTGAAGTTTCGGATATGTCGGAGCCGATGCGTAAAGTATTACATACTGGCTACCAACAAACGATTACTTGGCTTGCGACCCAAATCAAAGCAGGCTGGGTGGACGGTTCTGTACCTCATCCCGCTAACGTGGCTGCTGAGAGTATGGCAAAGCGTTGGTATTTTGCATGGCTTGGTGCCAGTTTAGTTACCAAGATTAGTCAAACGGATACGCCATTAGCAGAAGCATGGCTGATGACTACTACCGCCATGGGGCGCTAGTTTTTTCATTTTATAATTGCTCTTCTCACAGTTTTTATATGTCACCTTATCTATCTTTCTGCCTTACTCATTCTTGTTTAACTTATCGTAAGCTATTGTTAAACAAGAATATCTTAATATTAAGAAAAATATTAAGCACTACTATCAAAAATCCAATCGAATAATACGATTAAATTAATATCGGCTGACATGCTTATGCGATAGTTTTGTAACCATCGAGCATAACCACTAGACGACCGGTCTAATTAGTATATAATGCGGACAGATGCAAATAAGTTACAGACTTTATTTTCAATATTAAATACTCTTTTCATACTCAGAAAATATATTAGGAATCTTATGAATAACTTTCAATATTACAATCCCGTCCGTATCATCTTTGGTGAAGGTCAAATCGAAAAGTTAGCGAATCTTGTACCGACAGATGCCCGTGTACTGATTACCTATGGTGGCGGTTCAGCGCAGCGTACTGGTACGTTAGATGAAGTCAAAACGGCATTGGCCGCCAGTGGCAGTCGTGAAGTATTTGAGTTTGGTGGTATTGAAGCCAATCCAGAATTTACCACTTTGCTAAAAGCTGCGGATATGGTCAATGAGCACAATATTGACTTTTTACTAGCCGTTGGCGGTGGCTCTGTGATTGACGGCAGTAAGTTTGTCGCGCTCGTATCGTCATTGACCGAACAAGACGGTACGGTATCACGCGATAAGGCATGGGATGCGCTAACCAGTTATTGCAGAGATATCGATTCAGCAGTTGATTTGGGCGCAGTATTGACCATTCCAGCCACTGGCTCTGAGATGAATTCAGGCGGCGTGATTAACTTTAGTGAACGTCAAGCAAAACTGCCGTTTGGTAACCCACTTGCCTTCCCTAAATTTTCAATTTTAGATCCAACCAAAACCATGACCTTACCTGAACGCCAAGTAATGAATGGTGTGGCTGACGCCTTTGTTCATGTAATGGAACAGTATCTGACCTATCCGGTCAATGCAAAAGTTCAAGATGCCTTTGCTGAGAGCCTGTTAAAAATTCTGATTGAAGAAGGCGCAGCGGTTAAAGCCGATCCAGAGAATTTAGAGACGCGTAAAAACATCATGTGGACGGCGACCATGGCGCTAAATGGTTTGATTGGTACTGGTGTACCGCAAGATTGGACGACGCATATGATCGGTCATGAATTGACTTCATTGCACGCGATTGACCATGCGCGTACGCTGACCATCGTATTGCCATCAGTGATGCGTGAGCTTAAAGACAGCAAAAAAGACAAGTTGCTTCAATATGCACGTAACGTATGGCACATTAAAGCCGATGATAATGGTACTGAGCTAAATGATGATGCGATCATTGAAGCGGCTATCAAACAGACTGAAAACTTCTTCCGTGAGCTTGGACTGCCGGTCAGTTTAGAAGATGCAGAGTTAGATGCAACCGCTATTGATCCTATCATTAAGCAGTTAGAAGTACATGGTATGG
This window of the Psychrobacter arcticus 273-4 genome carries:
- a CDS encoding histidine phosphatase family protein, which encodes MRRLAQRGFRYKVAPELAEINFGEWEGKSWQQIEKQQIDQWCENFAYISHWSCWMDQCR
- a CDS encoding glycerate kinase; this translates as MKILIAPDSFKESLEALDVCHAIQSGFSQVFPDADYKLLPMADGGEGTSTVLSYVLGGYWKEVVVNDPLMRPISAKYLLLPDATAVIEISQACGLHLLTIAERNPVVASSYGVGELITDALNEGVKRIIIGLGGSATNDAGLGMLTALGMTFHDSDDNTLAQGGGALTNLQRLDATSFHASLLETVFEVACDVTNPLCGELGASAIFGPQKGASSQQVNTLDQALSHFASVCEQHGYQDYQEIAGAGAAGGLGYALMSFCQAELKSGFDTIAEVANLSQHIADADLVITGEGKLDAQSAMGKVAGGVSHLAKLSHIPVIAICGSVDSLEPTQTSQFDVIMPSIQKLDTIDNVFKSAYRNIETTATNIAAAIKLGQSIK
- a CDS encoding RidA family protein; this translates as MKKLHSSERMSKIVVHNNTVYLCGQVGNAEDDIKAQTLTCLEKIESLLQEVGSDKSKLLMATVWVKSMSDFAAMNEVWDKWFEGVQPPARACGESALARPELLVEITAIAAE
- a CDS encoding NAD(P)/FAD-dependent oxidoreductase, which codes for MRHEVIVIGAGMVGTSVAWHLQKNNAEVLLIDKKLPGSETSYGNAGLIQREAIHTHPFPRQLTEMIRVLPNQGTDIRYRIPAILRYHQALLQYWKYSTPASVKKIEGEWQTLIEHCTSEHQTMISASGADELITRDGWLQLHRSEDTFKEAVALAIDARNQGVEHNVLTVAELKVMEPSANFDEFVGAIHWLNSWQVSNPSLLVKAYAKNFQEMGGIIKETGVQEIVQEDGGWKVITDTDTFYSDKLVIAAGPWSNDLIKPLGYDLPLFPMRGYHQHFKVNEKNTIHHSMFDMDKGFVMGPMQQGIRITTGAEMTTMNAPKNFGQLKTVLKLARKILPLEDAVESEAWAGSRPCMPDMKPVIGSANKHEKLWFAFGHSHQGFTLGPMTGRLVEEMIHEKPLLVNIEPFSADRFSK
- a CDS encoding UvrD-helicase domain-containing protein, yielding MTTTIFATHHYNYPQNFIEMKPKLTRLEQAIKKLEANLLDADIEVLEKRLASHLGLQVDYASELINANQLLAATTIEGKVLVIAGAGSGKTKTLTYRTSYLIENGVSPKEILLLTFTRKAANEIKSRAKKLLASIPSFTQRLDEDLEERKLPIR
- a CDS encoding NnrS family protein; protein product: MQAINLPSKPPNSPHPILNLSFRIFFSAGALFAIITMTLWACVFTGHTAIDAQTLNPLYWHGHEMIYGYALAIVAGFLLTAVKTWTGVMMPYGYKLLGIFMCWLLARLGWIAFGLGIDIGLEQSAWLYIAAVFDLLFFGSMAFVIFRAVWQVKQYKQMGILAKLTLLTLGNGLCYWGIISANTTMTKIGVYLGFYLIIGLVLTMGRRVVPFFIERGLSIPNAAGVAETVTVRNSKAQDIASLLFFFTFFITDLFYPNKYLLTISALGVAVVNIVRLMGWYHHGIWHKPLLWSLFVAFFGMCVSFILYALQPWFGYNHSIGVHGLAIAGVGMTTVAMMARVSLGHTGRSIHEPPKTVTVMFALMVLVFISRVLLPLVDNSHYLWWIMVAQGAWISCFVLFCSSYLRILTNPRPDGLFG
- a CDS encoding aldehyde dehydrogenase family protein produces the protein MSTAAKNTQANTYTDFHLQYIAGEWKKGDDDSINTNTNPFNGETLVEIQQATDKQLDEAYQAASDAQKQWAKQTPNERAAILYKVVSIFDQRQDEIVDWLIKESGSTRIKAMVEFSSARAITLEAASFPNRVHGEIRPSNTPGKENFIYREPMGVIAVISPWNFPLHLTQRSIAPALALGNAVVLKPASDTPITGGLLLAKIFEEAGLPKGLLNVVVGSGSEIGDAMVTHHVPSLVSFTGSTSVGKHIGELANGGEYIKQVALELGGNSPFVVLKDADIEQAVKAAAFGKFLHQGQICIAINRIIVEDEIYDDFVTRFVAHVKTLNVGDPNKADTAVGPIINKKQVASLKEKIVKAKDEGAKMLLSGEIKGQVVPPHVFSDVTREMDLSCNEVFGPLVGIIRAKDEDDALSIANDSMYGLSSAVFTQDMAKGLRFARGIKAGMTHINDISVNDESNAPFGGEKNSGIGRFNGEWILEEFTTLHWISMQHTPRDYPF
- a CDS encoding TetR/AcrR family transcriptional regulator: MSIPNAIKHTQTDSALSNIALSNTRDHLLTTGYKLIAQKGFTAVGIKQILDTAGVPKGSFYHYFASKEAFGEAIISHYFTQYKQRLNIIGSQDVSAQQKLYDYFQNWYDTQQSGCDHEKCLVVKLSAEVSDMSEPMRKVLHTGYQQTITWLATQIKAGWVDGSVPHPANVAAESMAKRWYFAWLGASLVTKISQTDTPLAEAWLMTTTAMGR
- a CDS encoding iron-containing alcohol dehydrogenase, which encodes MNNFQYYNPVRIIFGEGQIEKLANLVPTDARVLITYGGGSAQRTGTLDEVKTALAASGSREVFEFGGIEANPEFTTLLKAADMVNEHNIDFLLAVGGGSVIDGSKFVALVSSLTEQDGTVSRDKAWDALTSYCRDIDSAVDLGAVLTIPATGSEMNSGGVINFSERQAKLPFGNPLAFPKFSILDPTKTMTLPERQVMNGVADAFVHVMEQYLTYPVNAKVQDAFAESLLKILIEEGAAVKADPENLETRKNIMWTATMALNGLIGTGVPQDWTTHMIGHELTSLHAIDHARTLTIVLPSVMRELKDSKKDKLLQYARNVWHIKADDNGTELNDDAIIEAAIKQTENFFRELGLPVSLEDAELDATAIDPIIKQLEVHGMVKLGEHGKNDLAVSRRILERAITSKTIKNK